In Vespula vulgaris chromosome 7, iyVesVulg1.1, whole genome shotgun sequence, a single window of DNA contains:
- the LOC127065263 gene encoding uncharacterized protein LOC127065263, producing MPGVCARCRREVYFAEERLALGKVWHTFCFSCLNCRKLLDSCTVSTHRGELFCRNCYSRLFPSILRSTKENNSSKDIKTFPRSTILNTPISVKDSTCCHCCCYCATEDTPIGEASSINSKDYHSKKHRLRGGGEEEEKSQSRLGNIIVHLIVKMKIVSAGISSTEGNHKNPINVSPTPRPCPRSSARRVSFCEEKNTVDHCCDMQNDQKVFLDDRNLDDCSKADILTIRSSEDLRKPDQDLNDEDLNYSDIVDTTQIPCHDIDKDNENIFDKDMPNCIHRNLQDFSNDIQDKNDNDDDRMRGGHGGSNCRKSRKSEGCCANISISEGYECCSSQNPNNRGCCCRKRCIEFESCSSPREHDPCDDYKNVPCKYVSCSPPCADKRGCCPPAGYRPICRKPRRNCCSPCKGESPGCGGGGCCGGGCRGGCGKPGQTCVPARQCFVPPCRLLPPCVETPCASPRPSPCCRPPSRGRCCCTGGGGSSYCRSRSPPCRTVTNGDCCCDNVTCCDIDGIDSCCKVKLPPGCECLGGGLDCQRCGRKVYQAEMQIASGVPYHNICFSCFCCRKPLEPLTYQESCGEIYCKQCYIRNFGPQGYGYGMGAGALQTPM from the exons ATGCCCGGAGTTTGCGCACGTTGTCGTCGCGAAGTTTATTTCGCGGAGGAAAGATTGGCTCTCGGAAAAGTTTGGCATACATTCTGTTTCTCTTGCC TCAACTGTCGAAAATTGTTGGACAGTTGTACAGTGTCGACGCATCGTGGCGAATTATTTTGTCGAAATTGTTACTCCCGACTTTTTCCGAGCATTTTACGTTCcacgaaagagaataattcATCCAAAGATATTAAAACGTTTCCCCGTTCAACTATTCTGAACACGCCGATCTCCGTCAAGGATTCCACTTGTTGTCATTGCTGTTGTTATTGCGCCACTGAAGATACTCCGATCGGTGAAGCATCGTCGATAAACAGCAAAGATTATCATTCGAAGAAACATAGACTACGTGGAggtggagaagaagaggaaaagtcGCAATCTAg ACTTGGAAATATAATAGTTCACTTAATTGTGAAAATGAAGATCGTAAGTGCAGGTATTTCCAGTACGGAAGGAAATCATAAAAATCCAATCAACGTGTCGCCAACACCACGTCCTTGCCCACGATCATCGGCTCGTCGTGTGTCTTTCTGCGAAGAGAAAAACACTGTTGATCATTGTTGTGATATGCAGAATGATCAAAAAGTATTCTTGGACGATAGAAATCTCGATGATTGTTCGAAGGCAGATATTCTAACCATACGTTCCTCCGAGGATCTAAGAAAACCCGATCAGGATTTAAACGATGAAGATTTAAATTATTCCGATATCGTTGACACAACGCAAATACCATGTCATGATATTGATAAAGATAACGAGAATATTTTCGACAAGGATATGCCAAATTGTATTCATAGAAATCTTCAAGATTTCTCAAACGATATTCAAGATAAaaatgacaacgacgacgatcgtaTGAGAGGAGGTCACGGAGGAAGTAATTGTCGTAAATCAAGAAAATCGGAAGGTTGTTGCGCTAATATATCGATTAGCGAGGGATACGAATGTTGTTCTTCCCAGAATCCGAATAACAGAGGTTGCTGTTGCCGTAAACGATGTATAGAATTCGAATCGTGTTCTTCTCCTAGGGAACACGATCCTTGCgacgattataaaaatgtacctTGCAAGTACGTCAGCTGTTCTCCACCTTGTGCCGATAAAAGAGGTTGTTGTCCTCCCGCGGGATATAGACCAATTTGTAGGAAACCTAGGAGAAATTGTTGTTCACCTTGTAAAGGAGAATCGCCAGGTTGTGGTGGTGGGGGATGTTGTGGTGGTGGTTGTCGAGGTGGATGCGGTAAGCCTGGTCAAACTTGTGTCCCGGCTCGACAATGTTTTGTTCCACCTTGTCGACTATTACCTCCGTGCGTCGAAACACCCTGCGCATCACCGCGACCTTCACCCTGTTGTCGACCACCTAGTCGAGGAAGATGTTGTTGCACGGGAGGCGGTGGCTCGAGCTACTGCCG ATCAAGAAGTCCACCATGCCGTACCGTTACCAATGGGGATTGTTGTTGCGACAATGTTACATGCTGCGATATCGACGGAATTGATTCATGTTGCAAGGTCAAGTTACCTCCAGGATGCGAATGCCTAGGTGGTGGTCTGGACTGTCAACGTTGCGGACGAAAGGTGTACCAAGCTGAAATGCAG ATCGCTTCCGGTGTGCCGTATCATAACATTTGCTTCAGTTGCTTCTGCTGTCGTAAACCTCTCGAACCTTTGACGTATCAAGAGAGTTGTGGGGAAATTTATTGTAAAC AATGCTACATCAGAAATTTCGGACCGCAAGGATACGGTTACGGTATGGGAGCTGGCGCGCTGCAGACCCCAATGTGA